From a single Gadus morhua chromosome 3, gadMor3.0, whole genome shotgun sequence genomic region:
- the LOC115540246 gene encoding zinc finger BED domain-containing protein 1-like yields the protein MAEGGGFENGNRPKPVKDAPSTFKSKVWTHFGFYHTDSATLDKEFAICKNCLAKVKYTGNTTKMHSHLVRHHPELAAEERNASVSQPTINTAFKAKLPSGSPRAASITKSIACFICKDLRPYSVVENEGFRRMLNTLEPRYDIPCRKYFTEKAIPALYTETKAHVENALQSAERVALTCDAWTSRATESFVTFTVHFLLEWELRSYVLQTRAMSESHTGANMAEVIRKATEEWKLTGKDPAVVTDSASNMTVAVELTGYQHVRCFAHVLNLAAQHALKVPAVARLTGRVRRISMFFHRSTTAADALKRNQRMLALPHHKLITDVAVRWNSAYEMLARFLEQQPAVCAALLSPEEDDADMDTFQVSPDDKEGNPDPQTPETSAVSAHTPRKWKSALTDLLGQTFKMTHQRLLASSFAEREVKQYLDAPPLALTDDPLHWWKSHAQAYPLLAKLAQRHLCVPGTSVPAERVFSTAGVIISSQRSCLTSEHADQLLFLKKNMLF from the exons ATGGCGGAAGGCGGGGGATTCGAAAACGGAAACAGACCAAAGCCGGTGAAAGATGCACCGTCGACTTTCAAATCAAAAGTCTGGACCCACTTCGGCTTTTACCACACTGACAGTGCAACGCTCGATAAAGAGTTTGCAATCTGCAAGAACTGCCTCGCTAAGGTCAAGTACACGGGCAACACAACGAAAATGCACAGCCATCTTGTCCGTCATCATCCCGAGCTTGCCGCGGAGGAGAGGAATGCTTCTGTAAGCCAGCCTACAATCAACACTGCATTTAAAGCAAAGCTTCCTTCTGGGTCCCCCAGGGCTGCAAGTATTACAAAGTCCATTGCTTGCTTCATTTGTAAAGATCTCAGACCATACAGTGTAGTTGAAAATGAAGGTTTCCGCCGAATGTTAAATACACTGGAACCAAGATATGACATACCCTGTAGGAAATACTTCACTGAAAAAGCAATTCCCGCTTTGTATACAGAGACGAAAGCACATGTGGAAAACGCACTTCAGTCTGCTGAGAGAGTTGCACTTACATGCGACGCGTGGACGTCCAGGGCCACAGAATCATTTGTGACATTCACTGTTCATTTTCTTCTGGAGTGGGAACTGCGGTCCTATGTTCTCCAGACCCGGGCGATGTCCGAGTCGCACACCGGTGCCAACATGGCAGAAGTCATACGGAAGGCTACGGAAGAGTGGAAGCTCACGGGGAAAGACCCGGCGGTTGTCACTGACAGCGCATCTAATATGACTGTTGCTGTTGAGCTAACTGGATACCAACACGTTCGGTGTTTTGCACACGTGCTTAACCTTGCTGCACAGCACGCACTGAAAGTGCCAGCTGTTGCTCGACTGACCGGGAGAGTCCGCAGGATTTCGATGTTTTTTCACAGAAGCACTACAGCCGCCGATGCACTGAAGAGAAACCAAAGGATGCTTGCACTGCCACATCACAAGCTGATCACAGACGTTGCTGTACGGTGGAACAGCGCTTATGAGATGCTGGCCAGGTTCCTTGAGCAGCAGCCTGCCGTCTGTGCTGCCCTCTTATCTCCTGAG GAAGATGATGCAGACATGGATACATTTCAAGTGAGCCCTGACGACAAGGAGGGAAACCCTGACCCACAGACTCCAGAGACTAGCGCagtgagtgcacacacaccaaggaaGTGGAAGTCTGCGCTCACTGATCTCCTTGGTCAGACATTCAAGATGACCCACCAACGACTGTTGGCTTCTTCCTTCGCAGAAAGAGAGGTCAAGCAATACCTAGATGCTCCACCACTAGCACTGACTGATGACCCGTTGCACTGGTGGAAGTCTCATGCTCAAGCCTACCCACTCCTTGCCAAGCTGGCCCAAAGACATCTCTGTGTCCCAGGGACCAGTGTACCTGCGGAACGTGTCTTCTCTACAGCAGGTGTCATAATCAGCTCTCAAAGGAGCTGTCTCACCTCTGAGCATGCTGACCAGTTGCTCTTCCTGAAGAAGAACATGCTGTTTTGA